AGTGAGGTTGTCGTAGTCGTCCAGGAAGAGCCGCTTGACGTTACAGAGCTTCTGGAAGACTCGTTGCAGATCGCAGTCGCAATTCCATGGGTTTCCTTGGAGCATTATGTGAGTGCTGTATGTGTTGAGACTCAGGAAGGTCTTGAACTGAATCGTGGAGAGGTTGTTGTTGGTGAAGTCCAGCAGAGCGAGACTGGTCAATGGTGAAAGCATGCCGTCATCCAAGTAGTGTATCTGGTTGTGATGTAAATTCAAGACTTCGAGGTTTCGTAGCATGGAGAAAATGCCATTGTTGAGAACCGTTAAATTGTTTGAGTTGAGTTGTAGCTGGCGTAGGGTACTCATGGACCCAAACGCCCTCATCTTGATGGTCTCGATAGCATTATGGCTGAGGTTGAGTCTTTGAAGGGCGTCAAAGTGGACAAAACAACTGCTGTCCAAGCTGGTCAATCGGTTCTCCGCCAGTGACAGATCTCGAAGGGAACTGAGACCCTGCGAAAATCCCTCACTCAGGAATGAGATTCGGTTTCGGCTCAGGTCCAACCTCAACAGTCCTTCCAGCAGAGAGAACGCGCCGTTGGCCAGCACAGCAATCATGTTGTTGTTCAGGAGCAGGATGCGAAGTCTTCGTGTGCTGTGGAAGGCTCGGGGCCGGATGGCACTCAGGTGGTTGAGGGACAGGTCCAGTTGTTCAGTGAAGGGTGGAAGAGCGGCAGGCAGGTGAGTGAAATTGCTGCTGGTGCAGTTGGTGATTTTGAGCTCCTCGTAGCAGGTGCAGTCATAGGTGATGTTGTGGCTCATGGAGATGGACTGGACCTCGAGCACCAAGGGAAGCATGAATAACAGATGCATCCTGGAGGTTCTGAGGAGAAACAAGAAAGTTTGTGCAAAATTCAAACCTATAAGCTTTCAGATATCCCTGTTCTTTATAAGTGGTTAAACATCTGGGGTTTTATGTGCATGGTGACAAAGCTTTTACTTACATGTTTTTACTTTACAGCTCTGCTTTTGTGTACATGacatataatattttatgtaataaaatataatgatattGAGCACacaatatagttttttttcataaaataattgtatacatacattatattatattattatattatactatagtatctatctatctctctctctctatctatctatatatataaaacaaataacataatatacaatactattatataatatattgtaaaataataaaatacaaatgaaatataatgcaaataacaatcaatttatataattaaatataacagTATGTATAACATTTTTGGCATATGTTACAtaactaaaattattatattgtaataataataattatagtaaatactgtatataataataataactaatactAATTCAgtactaactaactaactaactatatatatatatatatatatatatatatatatatatatatatatatcgcgattaatcgcttgacagcactaatacatacagtgccctccaaaagtattggaacagtaaagacaaaattgctctgttggctgtggagtcaagacatttacaaatatgattaaaagatgaatatgagacaaaattacagaatgtcacattttattattgggtgattcattTTTCCAGCTAAGAagatcagcacttttagagtttccccctatctgatgtgagcataagtattggaacagttgcctcacaggtctttctaagtgatcagctgtgtcctgttgcattaattcttcagatattaaaagcagggaatgcgtcgtatcagttatattcattacttctgcattctgaatcttgcattcgatgatggcacacacaaaccaggatgaagatgagggagctgactttgagagaaaagcaagcaatttggatgctaaaagaaaagaggaagtcaattagagctatagcaaaaacaaagggcatggagaaatcaagagtttggaaaccaccagcgacaccagcaaccaacaacgacctgatcggctgagaaaacaacagtagttgatgacagacaaatcataaaagctgtgaaaatgaaccctaaaagaggtgtttgtaaaatcaccaacaacttccagaaagctggggtgatgctctgacaatctactgtcctcaggagactttgacacagaataacagatgctacacagcaagatacaaacctctgaccagctccaaaaatagaaaggcaagattagagttttcaaaaaagcacaaaggtgagccagaagagttttgcaactgtgtttatggaccgatgagacaaagatgaacctttatctaagtgatgggaaagcaaaaatgtggagaaaaaaagggaactgcaatgatcccaagcacacagcctcatctgtaaagcatggtggaggtggtgtcgtggcatgggcatgcatggatGTCTCTGGAACAGgtcctctcaactttactgatgacttaatgtatgatgacagtagcagaatgaatttggaagggtacaaaaccatcttgcctaccaatattcaagaaaatgccaccagattcattgggaactgcttcatattgcatcaggacaatgacccaaaacaccctgccagttcagtcaaggagtttatcagggcaaagaaatggaaagtcatagtttgcccaagtcaatcttcagatttaaatctgattgaacatgaatttcaccagctgaagaggagagtaaagacagaaactccccaaaacaagcaacagttggaattggctgcattaaaggctgggaaaagcatttcaacGGATgggaccaagagtctggtgatgtctatgggtcacagactcactgctgtgattgtgcgcaaggaatctgcaactaaataatagcttttaatcttttatatctgccttatgttcaactgtcccaatacttatgctcacatcaatgagtgggatgaactctaaaagtgctgttctttttatttggtaaaacatctatgtgttgaaacgTCTAATAATAAcatgacattctgtagttttgtctcatattcatcttttcatcatatttgcaaatgtcttgactccacagccaacagaacaatgttgtcttcactgttccaatacttttggagggcactgtatgtattagtgctgtcaaacgattaatcgcgattaatcacatccaaaataaaagtgtttgtttatataatatatgcatgtgtgctgtgtatatttattatgtatatataaatacacacacatgcatgtttatatttcagaaaaataggttatgtttatatacgaaatatatttatttataatataaattatatgaatataaataaagacatgtaaatacatgtaaatattttcaaaatatatactgtaatgtgtgtgtatttatatattcataataaatatacacagaacacatacatatattatgcaaacaaaaacttttattttggatgcgattaatcgtttgacagcacaaaaaataaaataaaattatatatatatatatatatatatatatattccagaTTTTTATCATTCACATGTGtgacataaaattatatattattttctgtattaCTTATTAATCTTTCCATTTTTACtaatcaaattacataaatactTTTAGATGAATATGTTACAATTAAAAGAATACAAGAATGGTGGACTGGAATATCTGCTTCCGTTAGATCGTTATCATATTGAATTGTGGATCCAGAATGGTTTTATGGCTTTAACACACTGTTTtccagtatatactgtataaacaaaCGGTACAAACAAGACAGCTACTTGTTTAGCTGCACTTGATGATTGCATACAAGTGAGCAAACGGATGTTCAAAGCCTGTTATACAATTACAGGTCAAGGGCGGTTTAGTTCATGAATAAACTTTACTAGATGatctttaaaatttttttatacatgtttatttgatcaaaaatgatacTTTAGGTTAAAATTTATAGGAATGTATAATCACAAGTCAAGTAACCAGTCACTAATTCATTGTAACTAgtgcaaatattaaaatgatttaaaggaCAACTAAAACTACTctcaataataattacaaactagtatgcaatttaaaaaacacacatataaataaacatgaatctTTTGTAAGATCCACACCACATCAGGTACCTTTTCAATCATGTATCGTATCGTCCCCTGTCAGGACACAGATGTTATTATCGTAAAAACCTCATCAGCGCCTTGTTCAGTGGTTCACTACAGCTCCGGAAACTTAAGGTCAACTTACATAGTCAAAAGTAAGTATAAATAGAGCCTTACCTGAGTGTGGTGCCTGTCATCAGAGGAGCAGCCACAGGTGgggagtgtgtgcatgtgtctgTACAGCAGACGCTGTGTGTTTGCAGCCGGGAGGGAAACGCTATTGTACAGGGGCAGCTGTTGGCAgagaagagaaaagagaaagagcAAAGTGATTAATATTTCACACCGGCAGAGGAGGGCACAGACATGATGAGGGGGTGCAAACTGCAACACTTCAAGAGTACAATtatgaattttacattttcaatactGATGATAATACGGAccaaaattatgtaaatataaataagaaaataaataagtttgacAGGAAATATaagctaaataaatgaaattaattagcagatggactattttttTAAGCGGATGAACTTGCAAATATCTAAGTTTTAATATCTGTAAAATTGACAGGGTTTCCTGGTTTACATGGTTATGGCAGGAATAACTGGATGCACGGGATACTCATAGCATGGTGCATTATGGGATATTCTCCATCGGTCTTTTATACATGATAAAATCAGACTCGCGATCTTTCTCAGGATTGgaaaaaaatcccattcatCTCAGCTATGAGCGCAGTTTCTCCTTACACCAGTTTTAATGTCAGTCTATACATCCCATCCATACAGGCAGATGACAGATTTAATGAAACAAAGAGCAAAGGTTAAAACCAGCTTATTTCTCTTTATGTTTCGGATATTACTAGGGGGATAAAACTTAAAACCCCCTGTTGAGCTCTCCGTCCATCTTCACATCGGAGAAGGAGGAATACAGAAAGTGGGATTAGAGCTAAAGCTCTCCAAAGCTTCACTTTGTCCTGCATTATTTCTCTTCTGCTAAACACAAATGTTGGACATGTAGAAATAATGTGGATTTATGTTACATGTATAgatgttaaaaacatttaccTAACTAAATATATACACTCTATGTTATGGATCCAGTCTTGATTGGATTGACCTAATTCGTCCTCTCCATTCCTTCAGTAGAGGTGAGAGCTGGTGGGCCGCCGCTGTTCACCTGAACCCCTCAGATCATGTATCTGTGCAGGTATCTGCGGAAGGAGGGTAGAGTTTCATTCAGGACCTCTGATATAAACTGCAGCTCTGACCTAAAAAGAACCTTATATCAAAGGAATTGTTGAGCCATTCGCTGGTTTTTGCTTGTATTCGCTGGTTTGTTGACATTCCatgtaaaacagttttaaaaaaaatatagaagAAATAATTGTTTGACTttatgtaaactttttttttttcatgaatggtTACACTCACTATATTTAACTTCATGAATAACATTACaagcataataataaaaagtaaaaagagtTCATATCCATTCAaacaatagatagacagacagatagttggacagagacagataatagatagatagacagaaagagatAGACAGACGGAATGGACGggcggatagatagatagctagatggatggatagatagacaggcagacagatagataaacagatagATAGCCAGCCAGCCAGACAGttagacacacagagacagacagacagacagatagatagatacatagatagatgacagacagacagacagatagttggacagagacagataatagatagacggacggacggatggaTAGCTAGATGGTTGGGCAGACAGatgacagacaaacagacagatagatagatagatagatagatagatagatagatagatagatagatagatagatagatagatagaaagagcGAGACAGATGGttgcacagacagacagacagatagacagacgactgacagacagagacaaATAAGTGACAGACATAGAGACAGACAATAAGACAGTTGGATAGACAGATATATAGCCAGCCAGCAagccagacagacagacagacacacacacagacggaGACAGataatagacagacagacagacagacagacagacagagagatagatagatagatagatagatagatagatagatagatagatagatagatagatagatagatagatagatagatagatagatagatagatagacagacagacagataaatagatagatagatagatagatagatagatagatagatagatagatagatagatagatagatagatagatagaagtaGGTTACTCACAGCTGAAGATAATATTCTGACAGGATGCAATGTAGTGCGTGAGCCGGTCATTCT
The sequence above is a segment of the Onychostoma macrolepis isolate SWU-2019 chromosome 22, ASM1243209v1, whole genome shotgun sequence genome. Coding sequences within it:
- the LOC131530331 gene encoding leucine-rich repeat-containing protein 15, encoding MTGTTLRTSRMHLLFMLPLVLEVQSISMSHNITYDCTCYEELKITNCTSSNFTHLPAALPPFTEQLDLSLNHLSAIRPRAFHSTRRLRILLLNNNMIAVLANGAFSLLEGLLRLDLSRNRISFLSEGFSQGLSSLRDLSLAENRLTSLDSSCFVHFDALQRLNLSHNAIETIKMRAFGSMSTLRQLQLNSNNLTVLNNGIFSMLRNLEVLNLHHNQIHYLDDGMLSPLTSLALLDFTNNNLSTIQFKTFLSLNTYSTHIMLQGNPWNCDCDLQRVFQKLCNVKRLFLDDYDNLTCVNLDESHRNYTMKEEFCVAEMVTVLVITITVVITVVAAIVMAEKKRKKKNKDKHWTEVGELSCASQD